A portion of the Leptospira noumeaensis genome contains these proteins:
- a CDS encoding ATP-binding response regulator: MKILFVDDEDTIRELFWEYFKDEFNVTLASDGLEALTISNQNTFDLIISDISLPKLNGIQFIQKLRAEGNQTPFLVITGDSDIQIAIDVFRMGAVDFFLKPFRMEALRSRIKKFENADVDLTLLFNSGEIIQFSDDCKIKIRPQIKKLNSYIAFIVKQILNSPLATHEDLISIKIVLYELLANAIEHGVAGVSYVEKQECLEANEDYFKLVDSRCAENNSSVFIEISMDDVGVTIVIRDEGNGFAVSQIPNPVVNPAANLVSGRGIFLAKMNIDSIVYNEKGNEVRFFKTWYRLMQAN; this comes from the coding sequence ATGAAAATCCTTTTTGTTGATGACGAAGATACAATCCGCGAATTGTTCTGGGAATACTTCAAAGATGAATTTAATGTAACTCTAGCTTCTGATGGGTTAGAGGCACTTACGATTTCAAATCAAAATACATTTGATCTTATCATTTCAGATATCAGCTTACCAAAATTAAATGGAATTCAGTTCATTCAGAAACTAAGAGCCGAGGGAAACCAAACTCCATTTTTAGTCATCACTGGTGATAGTGACATTCAAATCGCAATCGACGTTTTTAGAATGGGAGCAGTAGACTTTTTTCTAAAACCATTCCGGATGGAAGCTCTCCGTTCTCGAATCAAAAAATTTGAAAACGCCGATGTTGATCTAACACTTTTATTTAATAGTGGAGAGATCATTCAGTTTAGTGACGATTGCAAAATTAAAATTCGTCCACAAATTAAAAAATTAAATTCTTATATTGCCTTTATCGTAAAACAAATATTAAATTCTCCGCTTGCCACTCATGAAGATTTAATTTCCATAAAAATTGTATTGTATGAACTTCTTGCCAATGCTATTGAACATGGTGTTGCAGGTGTCAGTTATGTGGAAAAACAAGAATGTTTGGAAGCCAACGAAGATTATTTTAAATTAGTTGATTCCCGTTGTGCAGAAAACAACTCTTCGGTTTTTATTGAAATTTCTATGGATGATGTAGGAGTCACCATTGTCATTCGTGATGAAGGAAATGGATTTGCTGTTAGCCAAATTCCAAATCCCGTTGTGAATCCAGCAGCCAACTTAGTGAGTGGAAGAGGAATTTTTCTCGCTAAAATGAATATTGATTCTATCGTTTATAATGAAAAAGGCAACGAAGTTCGATTTTTCAAAACTTGGTACCGGTTGATGCAAGCCAACTAA